Proteins found in one Mucilaginibacter gracilis genomic segment:
- a CDS encoding UxaA family hydrolase: MKQTILKVHPADNVVVALTDLQPGDTATYAGRTYTVKEFIAAKHKFAEDLIKQDEQIMMYGVLVGKAQNDIQAGGLLSTANVKHAASGFLTAQHHDEWQKPDTSKWAGKTFNGFHREDGSVGTGNYWLVIPMVFCENRNLEVLQDALVKPLGYGRHNSYHTKAQQLINLVKEGGSVEQVLYTEVKDGTAIDKANRIFPNVDGIKFLTHNGGCGGTRQDATALCGLLAGYITHPNVAGATVMSLGCQNAQVSILEEEIKKRSPNFSKPLYVLDQQKVGKESDLLELAIRQTMAGLIEANNNVRQPAPLSKIIIGLECGGSDGFSGISANPAIGYTSDLLVSLGGAVILAEFPELCGVEQNLIDRCVDKEKADRFSYLVNTYAKRAEEVGSGFDMNPSPGNIKDGLITDAIKSAGAAKKGGTSPVVDVLDYPEKVTKPGLNLLCTPGNDVESTTAEVASGANVVLFTTGLGTPTGNPVVPVIKISTNTKLFNKMSDIIDIDTGSIIDGDETIEQAGERILDYVIKVASGEIEVSAVRHGQDDFIPWKRGISL, encoded by the coding sequence ATGAAACAAACAATATTAAAAGTACACCCTGCCGATAATGTGGTTGTAGCACTTACAGACTTGCAACCGGGCGATACCGCAACATATGCGGGCAGAACTTATACTGTAAAAGAGTTTATTGCGGCTAAACATAAATTTGCCGAGGATTTGATTAAACAGGACGAGCAAATAATGATGTATGGCGTACTGGTTGGCAAGGCACAAAACGATATACAAGCCGGTGGTTTATTAAGCACTGCTAATGTAAAACATGCGGCAAGCGGCTTTTTAACCGCCCAACATCATGACGAGTGGCAAAAGCCAGATACCAGTAAATGGGCTGGCAAAACATTTAACGGTTTTCACCGTGAAGATGGCAGCGTGGGTACTGGCAATTATTGGTTGGTTATACCCATGGTATTTTGCGAAAACCGCAACCTTGAGGTATTACAGGATGCCCTTGTAAAACCACTTGGCTATGGCCGCCACAACAGCTACCACACCAAGGCCCAGCAATTAATAAACCTTGTAAAAGAAGGCGGTAGCGTTGAGCAGGTTTTGTATACCGAAGTTAAAGACGGTACTGCCATTGATAAAGCAAACCGCATTTTCCCTAACGTTGATGGTATAAAGTTTTTAACCCACAACGGTGGCTGCGGCGGCACCCGCCAGGATGCTACTGCACTTTGCGGCTTGCTTGCAGGCTACATTACTCACCCTAACGTAGCGGGTGCAACTGTAATGAGCTTAGGTTGCCAAAATGCTCAGGTTTCGATACTGGAAGAAGAAATTAAAAAACGCTCGCCAAACTTTAGCAAGCCTTTGTATGTGCTGGATCAGCAAAAGGTGGGTAAGGAGTCGGATTTGTTAGAATTAGCTATCCGCCAAACCATGGCTGGTTTAATTGAAGCAAATAATAATGTTAGGCAGCCGGCGCCTTTAAGCAAAATAATTATTGGTTTAGAGTGTGGTGGTTCGGATGGGTTTTCGGGCATATCGGCCAATCCCGCTATCGGTTACACTTCCGATCTGTTGGTTAGTTTGGGCGGCGCGGTTATACTGGCCGAGTTCCCTGAGCTTTGTGGTGTTGAGCAAAACCTGATAGACCGTTGTGTGGATAAAGAAAAAGCCGATAGGTTTAGCTATTTAGTTAATACCTACGCCAAACGCGCAGAAGAAGTTGGTTCGGGTTTTGACATGAACCCTTCACCGGGTAATATTAAAGATGGCTTAATTACCGATGCCATCAAATCTGCCGGAGCGGCTAAAAAAGGTGGTACGTCGCCTGTGGTTGATGTATTGGATTATCCCGAAAAGGTAACTAAACCTGGCTTAAATTTATTATGTACCCCGGGTAATGATGTAGAATCAACCACTGCCGAAGTTGCTTCGGGAGCAAACGTGGTTTTATTTACCACCGGTTTGGGCACGCCTACCGGTAACCCGGTTGTTCCGGTTATTAAAATATCAACCAACACCAAGTTGTTCAACAAAATGAGCGACATTATTGATATCGATACCGGTTCGATAATCGATGGCGACGAAACTATTGAACAGGCAGGCGAACGTATTTTAGATTACGTAATTAAAGTAGCCAGCGGCGAAATTGAGGTAAGTGCAGTACGCCACGGTCAGGACGATTTTATTCCCTGGAAACGCGGTATATCTTTATAA